The Chloroflexaceae bacterium genome contains a region encoding:
- a CDS encoding helix-turn-helix transcriptional regulator, whose amino-acid sequence MPGAHHAAGALLRQLRCRRGLTLRQAAGLLSSSPGALSRKERGIDAVGRHDVIAAITAYQLSPWEAYDLWLLAGYLPEPAHSPARLGDVRAFAQPLLLRMTFPAFIVDALGYLLAWNAGFEAIWQPSQAGPGRIHMVGALFAPRQRARLDTLWEAYVLQALQVFYRRTRLIAHDPAFLALLADIQAQYAEFEPLWKEAQHRAIGVASVPLIERTVVIVPHDSPAGSIEYLALQSVVQLPQPYELFVYVPFGQESERRYDHFRALMGPQRVYFAEAAERLEQTTSRERTHEL is encoded by the coding sequence ATGCCGGGCGCTCACCATGCGGCTGGCGCCCTGTTGCGCCAGCTCCGATGCCGGCGCGGTCTCACGCTGCGTCAGGCGGCCGGGCTGCTCTCGAGTTCGCCAGGGGCGCTGTCGCGCAAAGAACGCGGCATTGACGCCGTCGGACGTCACGACGTGATCGCCGCTATCACCGCCTACCAGTTGAGCCCCTGGGAGGCGTATGATCTCTGGCTCCTCGCCGGGTATCTGCCGGAACCGGCCCATTCTCCGGCGCGCCTGGGCGATGTCCGCGCCTTCGCCCAGCCGCTCCTGCTCCGGATGACGTTCCCGGCCTTTATCGTGGATGCGCTCGGGTATCTGCTGGCGTGGAACGCGGGGTTCGAGGCGATCTGGCAGCCGAGTCAGGCCGGGCCAGGGCGCATCCATATGGTCGGCGCGCTGTTCGCGCCGCGCCAGCGCGCCCGGCTGGACACGCTGTGGGAAGCGTATGTGCTCCAGGCGCTGCAGGTGTTTTACCGGCGCACCCGCCTCATCGCGCACGATCCAGCGTTCCTCGCGCTGCTGGCGGATATCCAGGCGCAGTACGCCGAATTTGAGCCGCTCTGGAAAGAAGCCCAACATCGCGCCATCGGCGTGGCGTCCGTGCCGCTCATCGAGCGCACGGTGGTTATCGTGCCGCACGACAGCCCTGCAGGGTCAATCGAGTATCTGGCGCTCCAGAGCGTTGTGCAGCTCCCGCAACCGTATGAACTATTCGTCTATGTGCCGTTTGGTCAGGAGAGCGAGCGGCGCTATGATCACTTTCGCGCGTTGATGGGACCGCAGCGCGTCTATTTCGCCGAGGCTGCTGAGAGGCTTGAGCAGACCACATCACGGGAACGGACGCATGAGCTGTGA
- a CDS encoding alpha/beta hydrolase, which produces MTILANFRAERIRVPEVTLNVALGGGGPPLLLLHGYPQTHAMWHKIAPSLAADFTVIAPDLRGYGDSDKPPGDPEHVTYSKRAMARDVAELMTALGFERFAVAGHDRGARVTHRLCLDYPERVTRAAVLDIVPTSTMFATADKEFGDAYYHWFFLSQPYDLPERLIGADPEYYLRAKIARWSRNPGAFTEAALAEYLRCFRDPATIHATCEDYRAAASIDLVHDAADLQRRLACPLLVLWGVNGFVGKKYDVLGIWRERATDVRGRGLPCGHYLAEEAPEETCAELRGFFLEA; this is translated from the coding sequence ATGACCATTCTCGCAAATTTCCGCGCGGAGCGCATCCGCGTGCCCGAAGTTACCCTCAACGTGGCCCTGGGAGGCGGCGGACCGCCCCTGCTCCTGCTCCACGGCTATCCGCAGACCCACGCCATGTGGCACAAGATCGCTCCCTCTCTGGCTGCCGATTTTACGGTGATCGCGCCTGATCTGCGCGGCTATGGGGATAGCGACAAGCCTCCCGGCGACCCTGAGCACGTGACCTACAGCAAACGCGCCATGGCCCGCGACGTGGCGGAATTGATGACCGCGCTGGGTTTCGAGCGCTTCGCCGTGGCCGGCCATGACCGCGGCGCCCGCGTGACCCACCGCCTGTGTCTCGATTACCCCGAACGGGTCACCCGCGCCGCCGTGCTCGATATTGTCCCCACCTCCACGATGTTTGCCACCGCCGATAAGGAGTTCGGGGACGCCTACTACCACTGGTTCTTCCTCAGCCAGCCTTACGATCTGCCGGAGCGGCTGATCGGCGCCGACCCGGAGTACTACCTGCGCGCCAAGATCGCCCGCTGGTCGCGCAATCCGGGCGCGTTCACCGAAGCGGCGCTGGCCGAATACCTGCGCTGCTTCCGCGACCCGGCCACCATCCACGCCACCTGCGAGGACTACCGCGCCGCGGCGAGCATTGACCTGGTTCACGACGCTGCCGACCTGCAACGCAGGCTCGCCTGCCCCTTGCTGGTGCTGTGGGGAGTGAACGGTTTTGTTGGGAAGAAGTACGATGTCCTGGGCATCTGGCGCGAGCGCGCGACCGATGTGCGGGGTCGCGGGTTGCCCTGCGGCCACTACCTGGCCGAAGAGGCGCCCGAGGAGACCTGCGCGGAACTGCGGGGGTTTTTTCTGGAAGCCTGA
- a CDS encoding alpha/beta fold hydrolase, with protein MRRSAVCAAILLLVLVLTAFATPSPLPAGAPTAAAAPAATESDEPPATALQHIVTTQTISFVQIEAGANHTCGLTNAGLVYCWGANRADQLGDGTATNRLTPVAVSGVNGAVAIAAGDAHTCALLSDGTARCWGANYYGQLGDGTTTNRLTPVAVSGLSSAVAITAGNNHTCALLNDGTARCWGDNDYGQLGDGTTTDRWTPMAVSGLSGAVAITAGGSHTCAPLGDGTARCWGRNDSGQLGDGTATNRLTPAAVSGLSGTVALAAGGAHTCALLRNGAARCWGSNLSGQLGDGVTIYYRPTPAAVSGLSGAVAITAGSIHTCAVLGDGTTLCWGANEYGQLGDGTTSGRLTPVAVSGLSGAVAIAAGGEHTCALLNDGAARCWGYNSFGQLGNGASDRRLTPVAVSGLNGAVAIVAGERHTCALLRDDTARCWGRNDSGQLGDITTTDRPMPVAVNGLNSAVAIAAGWDHTCALLRDGTARCWGANDYGQLGDGTTIYYRLTPVAVSELSGAVAIAAGGAHTCAVLTDGTARCWGYNWEGQLGDGTTTNRLTPVAVSGLSGAVAITAGRRHTCALLGDGTARCWGANDYGQLGNGTTGSRPTPVAVSGLSGAVTITAGEYHTCALLRDGTARCWGSNWEGQLGDGGDRWVLPQTPVAVSGLSGAIAIAAGNRHTCAVLTDGTARCWGANWYGQLGDGTTTDYRTPVTVSGLSDAAAITAGEYHTCALLRDGTARCWGVNWEGQLGDGSAGYSSVPVTVVGSGGGVVTPCARFVADVNYPDGTAVNPGQVFAKRWRLQNCGTTSWSGYQAERISGDYGPATFPISGAAGATVEVGATFTAPATPGTYRATYRLRGPNGLFGDPFWVEVVVRGEGVSWRPLIFIPGIMGSRLYHTTSQRELWVAEMPRDPSSTRNLIENIHAPDIIATYMTGSPMNPYQSLHTYLTETAGYKEYPPDFTRTPLERCQQARSERQTDITLFVFAYDWRQNNDVNIANLSQFITCIKELTGAEKVDILAHSMGGLIARRYIAQFPNPLVATLVSIGSPWLGAPKTIYTLETGHIFDDIPLWKQRLALRGIAQASPAVAQLLPSEH; from the coding sequence ATGCGCCGTTCCGCTGTATGCGCTGCCATACTACTGCTCGTGCTCGTGCTCACCGCATTCGCCACGCCATCTCCGCTGCCCGCCGGTGCGCCGACGGCAGCAGCGGCGCCAGCGGCAACGGAGAGCGATGAACCGCCAGCGACGGCGCTGCAGCACATCGTGACGACGCAGACGATCAGTTTCGTGCAGATCGAGGCGGGCGCAAATCACACCTGTGGATTGACGAACGCGGGTCTCGTCTATTGCTGGGGCGCCAACCGGGCTGATCAGCTCGGCGACGGCACGGCAACCAATCGCCTGACGCCGGTGGCAGTGAGCGGGGTGAACGGCGCGGTCGCCATTGCAGCAGGCGACGCGCACACCTGCGCGCTGCTAAGCGATGGCACGGCCCGCTGCTGGGGCGCCAACTACTACGGCCAGCTCGGCGATGGTACGACAACCAATCGCCTGACGCCGGTGGCAGTGAGCGGGCTGAGCAGCGCAGTCGCCATCACGGCAGGTAACAATCACACTTGCGCGCTGCTAAACGACGGCACGGCGCGCTGCTGGGGCGACAACGACTATGGCCAGCTCGGCGATGGCACGACGACCGACCGCTGGACGCCGATGGCAGTGAGCGGGTTAAGCGGCGCGGTCGCTATCACAGCGGGCGGCTCTCACACCTGTGCGCCGCTGGGCGACGGTACGGCGCGCTGCTGGGGGCGTAACGACTCCGGCCAGCTTGGCGACGGCACGGCAACCAATCGCCTGACGCCAGCGGCGGTCAGCGGGTTGAGCGGCACGGTCGCCCTCGCGGCGGGCGGCGCGCACACCTGCGCGCTGCTACGCAACGGCGCGGCGCGCTGCTGGGGTAGCAACTTATCTGGGCAGCTCGGCGACGGCGTGACGATCTACTATCGCCCGACGCCAGCGGCGGTAAGCGGGCTGAGCGGCGCGGTCGCCATCACGGCAGGATCGATTCATACCTGCGCGGTGTTGGGCGACGGCACAACGCTCTGCTGGGGCGCCAACGAGTATGGCCAGCTCGGTGACGGCACGACGAGCGGCCGGTTGACGCCGGTGGCGGTCAGCGGGTTGAGCGGCGCGGTCGCCATCGCGGCGGGCGGGGAACACACCTGCGCGCTGCTAAACGACGGCGCGGCGCGCTGCTGGGGCTACAACTCCTTTGGTCAACTCGGCAACGGCGCGTCGGACAGACGCCTGACGCCAGTGGCGGTGAGCGGGTTGAACGGGGCCGTCGCTATCGTGGCGGGCGAGAGGCACACCTGCGCGCTGCTGCGCGACGATACGGCGCGCTGCTGGGGGCGCAACGACTCCGGCCAGCTCGGCGACATTACGACGACTGATCGCCCAATGCCAGTGGCGGTCAACGGGTTGAACAGTGCAGTTGCCATCGCAGCTGGCTGGGATCACACCTGCGCGCTGTTGCGGGATGGGACAGCGCGCTGCTGGGGTGCCAACGACTATGGCCAGCTCGGCGATGGCACAACGATCTACTATCGCCTGACGCCAGTGGCGGTGAGCGAGTTGAGCGGCGCGGTCGCTATCGCGGCGGGCGGCGCTCACACCTGTGCGGTGTTGACCGACGGTACGGCGCGCTGCTGGGGCTACAACTGGGAAGGACAGCTTGGCGACGGCACGACAACCAATCGCCTGACGCCGGTGGCGGTGAGCGGGTTGAGCGGCGCGGTCGCCATTACGGCAGGACGGAGGCACACCTGCGCGCTGCTGGGCGACGGCACCGCGCGCTGCTGGGGCGCCAACGACTATGGCCAGCTCGGCAACGGCACGACGGGCAGCCGCCCGACACCAGTGGCGGTGAGCGGGTTGAGTGGCGCGGTCACCATTACGGCGGGTGAATACCACACCTGCGCGCTGTTGCGCGACGGCACGGCGCGCTGCTGGGGCTCCAACTGGGAAGGACAGCTTGGCGATGGCGGCGACAGGTGGGTCTTGCCACAGACGCCAGTGGCGGTCAGCGGGTTGAGCGGGGCCATCGCTATCGCGGCGGGCAACCGGCACACCTGTGCGGTATTGACCGATGGCACGGCGCGCTGCTGGGGCGCCAACTGGTACGGCCAGCTCGGCGACGGCACGACGACCGATTATCGGACGCCAGTAACGGTCAGTGGGTTGAGCGACGCGGCCGCAATTACGGCAGGTGAGTATCACACCTGCGCGCTGCTGCGGGATGGGACAGCACGCTGCTGGGGCGTCAACTGGGAAGGACAGCTTGGCGACGGCTCTGCCGGTTACAGCTCCGTGCCGGTGACAGTGGTGGGATCGGGCGGGGGCGTCGTCACACCCTGCGCCCGCTTTGTCGCCGATGTGAACTACCCCGACGGCACGGCGGTCAATCCGGGGCAGGTCTTCGCGAAGCGCTGGCGGCTGCAAAACTGCGGCACGACTAGTTGGAGTGGCTACCAGGCTGAGCGCATTAGCGGCGACTACGGCCCGGCAACCTTCCCCATCTCTGGCGCGGCCGGCGCGACCGTCGAGGTGGGGGCGACGTTCACCGCGCCGGCCACGCCGGGAACCTACCGCGCGACCTATCGGCTGCGGGGTCCGAATGGGCTGTTCGGCGATCCGTTCTGGGTCGAGGTGGTGGTGCGGGGCGAGGGAGTGTCTTGGCGTCCGCTGATCTTTATTCCGGGGATTATGGGAAGTAGACTTTACCACACAACCTCCCAAAGGGAACTATGGGTTGCGGAGATGCCTAGAGACCCCTCTTCGACGCGCAACCTGATCGAGAATATCCACGCACCCGACATAATTGCAACATACATGACTGGCAGTCCAATGAACCCGTACCAGAGCCTGCATACTTACCTGACCGAAACCGCAGGCTACAAGGAATACCCGCCCGACTTTACCCGTACACCGCTCGAGCGGTGTCAACAAGCAAGGTCAGAGCGCCAGACCGATATCACCCTATTCGTCTTTGCCTACGATTGGCGCCAGAATAATGATGTTAATATAGCTAACCTGAGTCAGTTCATAACATGTATCAAAGAACTGACTGGCGCCGAAAAGGTGGATATTCTGGCGCACAGCATGGGAGGATTGATTGCTCGACGCTATATCGCTCAATTCCCCAATCCACTAGTCGCTACGCTTGTCTCGATTGGATCACCTTGGCTTGGAGCGCCTAAGACGATATATACGCTTGAAACTGGTCATATCTTTGATGATATCCCCCTTTGGAAACAGCGGTTGGCATTGAGAGGCATCGCACAGGCATCGCCTGCAGTCGCTCAGCTATTACCCAGCGAACATTAA
- a CDS encoding tetratricopeptide repeat protein — protein MQTPPREQADALIVQGRALLEQGDLARATDLLNQAVRLYWAAGEQYAAAAQIGNYGWALRRKGRPDLARPYLEQAAALFEQLGLQDFAERHRFAAEDVNPGVTEELLTSLPPAVRGALERGDGAGLQVALDALPFAERNLVLERLTAAGVIAPLDGDDADSREEALRQFEPLLQGIAAVARGDVGERAEVELALRDIERKGWRLRRAAERIWAGERSLDRLSEDLDNLDRALVERVLAILDEGQVAPPRPFG, from the coding sequence ATGCAAACACCACCCAGAGAGCAGGCCGACGCCCTGATTGTCCAGGGGCGCGCGTTGTTGGAGCAGGGGGACCTGGCCCGGGCCACCGACCTGTTGAACCAGGCGGTGCGCCTCTACTGGGCCGCGGGTGAACAGTACGCCGCCGCGGCGCAGATCGGCAACTACGGGTGGGCCCTGCGCCGCAAAGGGCGCCCGGACCTGGCGCGCCCCTACCTGGAGCAGGCCGCCGCCCTGTTCGAGCAGCTCGGTCTGCAGGACTTCGCCGAGCGCCACCGCTTCGCCGCCGAGGACGTCAATCCCGGGGTCACCGAAGAGTTGCTGACCAGCCTGCCGCCCGCAGTGCGCGGGGCGCTGGAGCGGGGCGACGGCGCGGGCCTGCAGGTCGCCCTCGACGCCCTGCCGTTCGCCGAGCGCAACCTGGTGCTTGAGCGGCTCACCGCCGCCGGCGTGATTGCCCCGCTTGACGGCGATGACGCTGACAGTCGCGAGGAGGCGCTGCGGCAGTTCGAGCCGCTGCTTCAGGGCATCGCCGCAGTGGCCCGCGGCGACGTTGGCGAACGAGCCGAGGTGGAACTGGCGCTGCGCGACATCGAGCGTAAGGGCTGGCGCCTGCGCCGGGCCGCCGAGCGGATCTGGGCCGGCGAACGAAGCCTGGACCGGCTCAGCGAGGACCTGGACAACCTGGATCGCGCCCTGGTCGAGCGCGTTCTCGCCATCCTCGATGAGGGCCAGGTCGCGCCGCCACGCCCTTTCGGGTGA